A genomic region of Amphiura filiformis chromosome 6, Afil_fr2py, whole genome shotgun sequence contains the following coding sequences:
- the LOC140154551 gene encoding extracellular matrix organizing protein FRAS1-like, with protein MSNAIYGRIEGPECAIVFIDEDDVVYGFDKPIYYVKEGSTVNVSVVRRGCIEFSGTVEISTFEVTASIQSAGISDFIPIYDKLLSFEATQSNVSVQVSAFGPDYHLEGEERFEVCLANSARGSIGLYGLIRCAYIVIEDCDSEIVFGDQSYTVNEGTGAVTIHVVRKGYLKSIVSIDVVSFDGNAKIRPHKDYIPVSHTVVFGANDETESSLDIVIHDDYIVENPETFYVELTNINGGLIGLPRIAEILIEDNDVTYRFVVFTHDAYTVREYEGKIILTIIRDGYLDQETSIGIYTQDLTAVSSSTDDAPIEDWDFVPITREENKKIYFNEDQIYQTIEIMIVDDAIYEWSETFEVVLTSDESVDIGVPSVAIVTILSDDLRCSLECQNGGFCISPTECQCVDGYTGEFCEQDIDECSFQPPVCKGSGIVCFNRIGSYECVCTDTDMILEGNTCKATTSQLIGTICATEYENQPIQFVNSMRNTKSVEFLFWADLLETALGDTFGGSIDGYQHVRVTGLNPSDDGICATYVVSLAASSSATESDLYDSLAANINPHGYLGDTSLSLTGIMGNVLLEVNSRWGCVCVACE; from the exons ATGTCAAATGCAATTTATGGACGGATCGAAGGACCAGAATGTGCCATCGTTTTTATCGATGAGGATGATG TTGTGTATGGTTTTGACAAGCCGATATATTATGTCAAAGAAGGTTCAACTGTCAATGTTTCTGTTGTGAGACGTGGCTGTATTGAGTTCTCAGGAACTGTGG AAATCAGCACATTTGAGGTGACAGCATCTATACAATCCGCAGGAATATCTGATTTCATACCAATTTATGACAAGTTGCTTTCCTTTGAAGCTACACAAAGCAATGTATCTGTGCAAGTGTCTGCCTTTGGTCCCGATTATCATTTGGAAGGAGAAGAGCGATTTGAAGTATGTCTGGCAAACTCTGCTCGAGGCTCCATTGGATTGTATGGCTTAATACGATGCGCATATATTGTTATCGAAGACTGCGACA GTGAAATTGTCTTTGGTGATCAGTCGTATACAGTAAATGAAGGAACTGGTGCAGTTACTATTCACGTTGTAAGGAAAGGTTATCTGAAATCTATCGTCAGTATCG ATGTAGTTTCATTTGATGGTAATGCAAAGATCAGACCGCACAAGGATTACATACCAGTTTCACACACAGTTGTATTCGGAGCCAATGACGAAACGGAGAGTTCTTTGGACATTGTAATACACGATGACTACATAGTGGAGAATCCTGAAACTTTCTACGTAGAGCTTACAAATATCAACGGAGGTCTCATTGGTTTGCCCAGGATAGCAGAAATTCTAATTGAAGATAATGATG TTACGTATCGCTTTGTAGTCTTCACCCATGATGCCTATACAGTAAGGGAATATGAAGGCAAAATTATATTGACGATAATTCGGGATGGATATCTCGATCAAGAAACATCAATAG GTATCTACACTCAAGACCTTACAGCAGTATCATCATCTACTGATGATGCCCCTATTGAAGATTGGGATTTTGTTCCCATTACAcgggaagaaaacaagaaaatataCTTCAATGAAGATCAAATTTACCAAACAATTGAGATCATGATCGTTGATGATGCTATCTACGAATGGAGCGAAACGTTTGAAGTTGTGCTGACATCGGATGAAAGCGTTGATATTGGTGTGCCAAGTGTAGCCATTGTAACAATACTTAGTGATGACC TTCGTTGCTCACTAGAATGCCAGAACGGTGGATTTTGTATCAGTCCTACGGAGTGCCAATGTGTGGATGGTTACACCGGCGAGTTTTGTGAACAAG atattgatgagtgttcATTTCAACCACCCGTGTGCAAAGGCAGTGGTATCGTGTGCTTCAATAGAATTGGCAGCTATGAATGTGTGTGTACGGATACCGATATGATACTTGAAGGAAATACTTGTAAAG CCACTACTTCACAATTAATTGGAACCATTTGTGCCACGGAATACGAGAATCAACCAATACAATTTGTAAACAGCATGCGTAATACAAAAAGTGTGGAATTCTTGTTTTGGGCGGATTTATTGGAAACAGCA CTAGGCGATACCTTTGGTGGTAGCATAGACGGTTATCAGCATGTTCGTGTGACAGGGCTGAATCCCTCTGATGATGGGATATGTGCAACCTATGTGGTGTCCTTAGCTGCATCTTCATCTGCAACTGAAAGCGATCTATATGATAGTCTGGCTGCCAACATCAATCCGCATGGCTATTTGGGTGATACGTCGCTGTCGCTGACAGGAATTATGGGTAATGTCTTGCTGGAAGTGAATTCCAgatgggggtgtgtttgtgtagCGTGTGAGTGA